Proteins encoded within one genomic window of Macaca fascicularis isolate 582-1 chromosome 16, T2T-MFA8v1.1:
- the PRCD gene encoding photoreceptor disk component PRCD isoform X3: MCTTLFLLSTLAMLWRRRFANRVQPEPSDVDGAARGSSVDADPQSSGREKEPLK; the protein is encoded by the exons ATGTGCACCACCCTTTTCCTGCTCAGCACCCTGGCCATGCTCTGGCGCCGCCGATTTGCCAACCGAGTCCAACC AGAGCCCAGCGACGTGGATGGGGCAGCTAGGGGCAGCAGCGTGGACGCAGACCCTCAGTCCTCAGGCAG GGAGAAAGAACCTCTGAAGTAA
- the PRCD gene encoding photoreceptor disk component PRCD isoform X2 encodes MCTTLFLLSTLAMLWRRRFANRVQPEPSDVDGAARGSSVDADPQSSGSSGPGSSPSPGGCCGSRSSSKRENGGKQH; translated from the exons ATGTGCACCACCCTTTTCCTGCTCAGCACCCTGGCCATGCTCTGGCGCCGCCGATTTGCCAACCGAGTCCAACC AGAGCCCAGCGACGTGGATGGGGCAGCTAGGGGCAGCAGCGTGGACGCAGACCCTCAGTCCTCAGGCAG CTCAGGTCCTGGTTCGTCCCCTAGCCCAGGAGGATGCTGTGGGAGCCGGAGCAGCAGCAAGAGGGAGAATGGGGGGAAGCAGCACTAG
- the PRCD gene encoding photoreceptor disk component PRCD isoform X1 → MAGESPATWMGQLGAAAWTQTLSPQAAQVLVRPLAQEDAVGAGAAARGRMGGSSTREVLQLLLNGSLADARWLQQAQHHFFTVSQSQKKGCCF, encoded by the exons ATGGCTGGCG AGAGCCCAGCGACGTGGATGGGGCAGCTAGGGGCAGCAGCGTGGACGCAGACCCTCAGTCCTCAGGCAG CTCAGGTCCTGGTTCGTCCCCTAGCCCAGGAGGATGCTGTGGGAGCCGGAGCAGCAGCAAGAGGGAGAATGGGGGGAAGCAGCACTAGAGAAG TCCTTCAGCTCCTACTTAATGGAAGCCTTGCAGATGCAAGATGGCTCCAGCAGGCCCAGCATCACTTCTTCACAGTGTCCCAAAGCCAGAAAAAAGGCTGttgtttttaa
- the LOC123569555 gene encoding uncharacterized protein translates to MSSPSHTPNPSPTQSPSQSRSNSIVTPPGQQPHESSAPSPTRGSSSRPPSHPPTPSASQPSSRTSSLNPSPQVQHVPRGAAQSPTPPTSKSPSQSGFKSLSRNPSLTPTVPPKSFYSPAPSSSYIGPIQNIPSYITPYVPRFLKEPPFFQPPTAPLPQNPCFACPSPCPARKPPPPPDSLYLPLLPPPPHHPQFHCPFPTPPGLFMPPSSLSYTPPVEVLVSGKPHVVPTVLPATFYTPFSRYYSQPRSYRSGYRGYSGTLTLPSISPLQYDGSGRSVHFYHGS, encoded by the coding sequence ATGAGCTCCCCTTCCCACACCCCTAATCCGTCCCCTACCCAGTCTCCCTCCCAGTCCCGTTCCAATAGCATTGTCACCCCTCCAGGCCAGCAGCCTCACGAGAGCTCAGCCCCTTCCCCCACTCGGGGCTCTTCCTCCCggcccccctcccaccctcccaccccaagTGCCTCACAGCCCTCTTCCCGGACTTCCTCCCTGAACCCCAGTCCTCAGGTCCAACACGTGCCCCGCGGGGCCGCCcaatcccccaccccacccacctccaAATCTCCCTCCCAGTCTGGTTTCAAATCCCTCTCTCGAAACCCTTCCCTAACCCCCACTGTGCCCCCCAAGTCCTTCTACAGCCCTGCCCCCTCATCTTCCTATATCGGACCAATTCAGAACATCCCATCCTATATCACCCCCTATGTGCCCCGCTTTCTGAAGGAGCCCCCCTTTTTCCAGCCCCCCACAGCACCACTTCCCCAAAACCCATGCTTTGCCtgtccctctccctgccctgcccggAAGCCCCCACCCCCTCCTGACTCGCTCTACTTACCTCTCcttcccccgcccccccaccacccccagttTCACTGTCCCTTCCCAACTCCCCCCGGTCTGTTCAtgcccccctcctctctctcctacaCCCCACCCGTGGAGGTCCTGGTGAGCGGGAAGCCACATGTGGTCCCCACCGTGCTGCCTGCCACCTTCTACACCCCCTTCTCCCGCTACTACTCCCAGCCCCGCTCCTACCGCTCAGGGTACCGCGGCTACTCTGGCACCCTGACCCTCCCCTCCATCTCCCCCTTGCAATACGACGGCTCTGGGCGCTCTGTCCACTTCTATCATGGGTCCTAG